AAACTGACAGTTCATTAAGAAAAGAGGGACAAAAAGATAGCGCGCAGAGGAAGGGGAAAAAAATCAGGCTTGGGTGCCAGCCAAAGCCTTCATCTGAATATGGTTAGAATCAGAAGCATTGGCAGGCAAGGGCTCGTATGATCCCAGTCTCCTAACCCCAATACTCTTAGCAACAACGGCGTAAGTGAGCATCACAAAGATGATGACAAACATGACATGAACCACGAACACCAGATCCAGAATGGCCACAGCCCTGAGCCGGGATTCGTCGAGGTCGCATTTGGTAGATCCCTCGACACCGCTCACAACGTCCAGCAGCTTATGGCAGCCTTCGGGTATAAAGGCTTCAACGTAGAGTGAAAGCCCCGTCTGCAGCACCCACAGCCCCTGGAGGCAAAGAGACGCCCCCAAACCGACCTCGGCTATAAAAAGCTTGGGTTGGCAAGCCAGGATGAGGCACATCAAGGAAGCCAAAGCGGAAACGCGGGCGGACAAAGAATCACATTTGGCTTGGAGATCAGAGGTCTGGACGGAGGCAGCACCGTCGGAGACGGAGTAGTGGAGGAAGAAGATAGCGGAGGCAAAGGCGAAGAAGAGATCGGGAGGGAGGGGGAGAAGGGAGGTGGATTcggagaggaagaaagaaagggaAAGGATGAGGAAGAGGAACAAAACGGCAGCCGAGTTGAGGGTGATGAAGTGGTAGACGGGAGTGCGGCCCTTGACGAGGGGATCGGGGTCGGAGGAGATGAAAGATTGGTGGAGGAATGCAATGAAAAGGCAGAGCATGAGAAGGTAGAGGGGAAGGTG
This is a stretch of genomic DNA from Gossypium arboreum isolate Shixiya-1 chromosome 11, ASM2569848v2, whole genome shotgun sequence. It encodes these proteins:
- the LOC108471063 gene encoding uncharacterized protein LOC108471063; amino-acid sequence: MAGIIYQLLASSTLLSLGLYHLICTTRNFLKSPQSYSAKPFYPFPFSSNLRLKHLPLYLLMLCLFIAFLHQSFISSDPDPLVKGRTPVYHFITLNSAAVLFLFLILSLSFFLSESTSLLPLPPDLFFAFASAIFFLHYSVSDGAASVQTSDLQAKCDSLSARVSALASLMCLILACQPKLFIAEVGLGASLCLQGLWVLQTGLSLYVEAFIPEGCHKLLDVVSGVEGSTKCDLDESRLRAVAILDLVFVVHVMFVIIFVMLTYAVVAKSIGVRRLGSYEPLPANASDSNHIQMKALAGTQA